Genomic DNA from Theobroma cacao cultivar B97-61/B2 chromosome 3, Criollo_cocoa_genome_V2, whole genome shotgun sequence:
TAATTCACCCTCTGAGCTCTCAACCATGGCTGAGCGCAATCCTAGCCAGCAGAGAGCTGCACCAAGACCCAACCCCACCGCCAGTGCTGCGTCCacttttttacaaaaattccAAGCTCATGCACCCAACTCCGCTCAACTCCTCGGTTTCTTGACCCTCTTTGTCTCTGCTTCAATTCTGATAACTCTCACTGGCCTCACCGTCACTGCTGCCATCCTTGGCCTGGTCATTTTTATGCCTTTGATCGTCATTTCTAGCCCTATATGGATCCCGGTAGGCACCGTGCTGTTTGTGACGGTAGCGGGGTTCTTGTCAGCATGCGGGTTCGGATTGGTGGTGATGGCGGCGTTGTCTTGGATGTACCGTTACTTCAGAGGCATGCACCCACCGGGGTCGGACAGGGTCGACTATGCACGGAGCCGGATTTATGACACGGCCAGCCATGTGAAGGACTATGCCATGGAATATGGTGGTTACTTGCAAAGCAAGGTAAAGGATGCTGCTCCTGGTGCATGAGCAAATGGGTCCAACCGGTTCGGATTTTGGGTTGATCCGGTCTCAGCTACctgcttttccttttttttttttctttatccaATTTGTGATGATGGTAATTTTGTGTgtttaaaccaaaaaaaaagttttttttctttttttgttttaaatcgAAATTTTAATTATCGATTATATGCTTTTCATTTGCATGAAATCATATCGAGATTTAAATGAGAAGTTTTTGTTTATTCGAGAAATTAATTTAGATCATCtaaataaattacaaaacGTTGGTTAATTAAAGTTTTGATTAAAGGTACTTAACAATGTAATTATTTGTGAATTAATTCATAACCAATCACCATTTCAACAAATTAATGTTATTATACCTTACCTATGTCTTAAATTTagttgaaattgaataattaaatctttttgtttagtgtaaaaagaaagaatttgcctatttttctaaaaaaaaatatgatttttttagtaATAAAAGCATTTTGTTTATTGATTGATGTTGTTGATCATTGATTGATGCACTATTTCTACTTAAagagtaaaatttaaatttctctctctcaattataaaaaaaatatcaaaattaatcttttatttttaattaaataaagtatttattttataaagtaaATTCAGTATAGCACCAATTAGTCAATTGCTTATTTGTGATTACCCATGCAATATCTTTATGTGTAGATTTGCAAGTATTGGTGAccttgtttcaattttatcttTGGATTGTAAAGACAATTTTTATTCCTAGATTATAATTTGgtttatttattgattttatattttattttattagatatagtaataattatttcatttttgcctattattactattttaatttaatattaatcaaaataataagatataattatatttaaataaaattttaaattattttaaaaaagttattttttattatatttaattaatcaattaaatttttataattaattattattaattaaaatattattttatattttatatttatataattttattgtgATATGTTAACGTATTACgtcaaatataaaatgataaataatatttttattaaattatttattaattataaaattttattttaattacaataaaaatattaatattatattaaatattataaaaatataaaaaattatttaaatttttataaataatttataaatttttaaatattacgtctaaacaataattaaaaaataaccaGCGCTCGTACTGATATCTATAGAGCTGTGTAGAGGTCTGGCTGGGGTGGTGTCTAGTTGGGTCAGATTAGGCCCACCGTTTTATCTGGTTGGGTTGGATTAGGTCAGTTGATACCGCTTCATCTGACTGATCTAATTATATAAAAGTGTTTATAGGTCTGGTTGCGGTTTGGTCTGGTTCTAGGCTTGGTTGATACCGTCTGATCTGGGTGGTCTCGTCAAATCGAGGAAGCAAAGTCAACTCTTAAGAGAAGAGAACAAAATGCCCAAGTCAATAAAAatggcattttttttatcatgttCACGTGTTTTGTGAATAAGTAAAAGATcgtatattaattaataaataaaatatttaaatattaatatttttataataaataaaatttattaatattaaatttttattatattaataaatattatgatatttataatttgttgttctaaatttgaataataaaatcgtattttacttatatatattttaatgtaatcATATCAATCATATTAATTATGTAAATGTATCATAATTCGTATAAATTTGAATCGTGTGatgtaatataaattttaactttataaatttaataaacgtgttaatcaTGTCGTATCGTGCGGtacatttattaaatatatttgtatatgtatttaaatttttgatatcattaattaatcgtatcatatttatatttatttatataaatattaatattttatatttatatgacctgataaaaatataaatacaaaaattgTCAAGTTTATTGATAACTAACCTTGCCCGAAGCCGTAGTTGGTATACCCATGTCATTGGGATTCTTCAATGTACAACTCATGATTTATGAGTTAATGTTAGAGAATGGAAACAATTACCAAAATATATGAAAGTGATAGGGCTGTTATTGCTTAGGGTCTAGTCAAATCGAAAAGGCAACGTCAATTCTTCAGAGAAGAGAACAATGGTCCGCAAGACATAAGGAAGTCAAAGGATGCAGCTTCCTCTCCACACAGTTCATGAATGGacaataaatatatgaattcATCAATATTAATCCAAACAATGCCTCTCTTCTTAAACAATaaatttaatctaaatttggtccaaattgatgaaaaatggaaCCCATAAGCTTGATATtgcgtgtgtgtgtgtgttgtttttttttaaaattggggagataaaaatttcaaattttcaaaaatttttatcgGAAAGTACAAAAATTATGGGATTATACTCGCACAAATTATCAATTAGTAAGGTCAAGAGTCTATTTCGTTGTCGAATACGATTCAGTGTTCGTaggaaatattttgaaaataaaattttaaatacaaaattttgaagatattaacaaaaaaaatgaataaacataTGTGGCTATACTATCCAATAACAAGATAACCACAATCTTGAcataatggaaaaaaaatgNtatatatatatatatatatatatatatatatataattatttaaaaatattcaaataagttttttttttactttcaatcaaattattatttttttattttgaatcaaataagcatttataactaatgattgaGTAATtacaattaatcaaaatttcattgtaatttaatatCTACATGGTTCAAACATAATATTGATATAGAGAGTGAAATTTGTCGTATGATTTGctattatgtttaattaacatgtcacatcatcaacaattataatatgttaacaTGTCGTatcaatattaaatataatacgTTAGCATGTCAAATCAACACCATACAGTACAAAATgacaaaagatattttaactaaatcaattattagttagaagagtttatttgacttaaaataaatatataaaagcttatttagctcaaaataaaaatataagtgtttgattaaatataataaaaaaataaagatttatttgaattttcttgaataattAGAGAcctttttagatattatgtcaaaaaaaattgattgaactTGGACCTTAATTATTTCATGACAATGATCAACAACATGAAAAGTCATgccataatttaattattttgttacaacatcaaaaacatttttcatggaaaatggTCTTGtcatgttttaattatttattatttatttgttctaATTGGTATAATAAACAAGTAAAGAGCCATGACTATTTCTCATCCCTGACATTACTAGAAATTTATTCTAAGAATTTGTTCAAaatgtacaaaaaaaaaaatcaaatatactCATGTTATAGaccttttcaaatttcaactATATGATATATTTACATAGTAAGGCATGATGCTATAAACCTTAAGTCTCAAGTAAAACACATTTTCTCAGTGCTGATGTGCTAAAGAGTCATAGTTGAGAAACTTCAATTACTTTGATCAATTTTGGAAGTTTGAAGATTTTCTCTATGTTGAATTGTTCAACTATTAAGTAGTTTGAAAAGCTTACAACTATACTAATTGGTACCAATTATTCATTCATACTTAAATTATATCCAATTCCCACCTAAGTTAAAAAACCAAACTATATCAAATCTAACCTAGCTGTAATGCATAATGTTATTAGTTCACATgtaggttttaaaatttaaccCAATCAATGGTTAAAACAGTGTTCTACCCATCGGATtggtttcatttttttgttagtTCAAGTAAGCaaatgattcaattaaaagtcatgagtttttttttattattgtttttacaTTAACTCGATATTGACTTAGACgatttgatcatatttgactcattttcaaaaaaaaaaatcaattacaGCCACTTAAATGtcatttataagatttaaACCTTGATCTCAATTATAATCATCAAATGATCAAGCATTATGTTTGtgtatattttcaaaaaatagccaatttaatttatataaatatatatgaaaataaaaaattaaatatataaaccaATCATCGATCCAACAGTCGTTAACCCAATGACCCAATACATTCATTTAAGAGATGATTTTATCATAAGAGTCGAAATTCGAACTTTACACCCCAACTCTCgaaaaaaactaaaagattttaataaaaaatttatttaatgtatCTAAACATTTaacttaataataaatatatctctcgttaaatatattgagttcgattttttttttcttgataaattGATCAAGAACAAATATTCACTTTaggtaattaatttttaatttgtacaatccaattttttctaaaactttGTACATATACTtgcaaagaggaaaaaaaagttttaactCGCTAATTTAAAGAGTAAaagcttttctcttttatGGGGGGCGCCGGGACGGAGGCTATTTTCTTAGGAAAATGATTTCATCACCCAGACGCCTCAACCTGACTACAAAAACACACCAATAGAAACGGCACACGTAGCAACTTACAGTAAGAAAAGAGTTTGtcaaaacaaaacatttctGGTTTTGAACAACCTTCGCCGGTGACCGAATCAGAGCCCTCTTTGAGCGAGGTAGCCAGGCAAGGGACTGGCACGCGGCGAGCGAATAGGCAACTCGTCCAGCTGATTCCCCTTACTGTCGTAATAAATCACACCGGAGAAATCCAACGGCTGACATTTATCCCCCATCAAAATCGCCTTTTGCCACACCCCGCCATCCCCGaactcctcctcctcctccttcGGTGCATGCCGGGTGCCTTTCCCGTTTTCCTCCCCGAGCTTTTTCCGGTGTACCAGCGTGATCGCTTTGTTGCTAATCGTTGTCAGAAGCTGCTTCGGCCTCGGCGATCTTAGAGGTGTTTTCGGCATGGAGAATCTCGGAGAGTCGGAAGCTAAGCCGTTTTCTTTAGGCTTGGGCTTGAGCTTTTTAGAAACTCGGCCGGCGTGCTTGGCGCATAGAGCCATGAAGGAAACAAGGACGCTAAGAGTTAGCCTCTGCTTTGGTGAGGTAGAGCCATGTTCCGATGAATCCATGCTCACtcagtttttttattttccttcctcttattcaatttatttttttcaaagagTGAAAAATTTGGCGGGGTTGAAGGGGGCTTGGGAATATATAGATGTGAGGGCCGTGGGTTGGGTGACCGGTTATAGCCGGTGGAAATTTCGTTGACCTAAatctagatttttttttagggGATATTGGGAAATGATTTGGTGCTTCATTTCTACTTTTGGATTTTCAACAATGAACGAGccctttttaattaagtaccttttattttccaactcgattaaataaaatactattaaCTGTTACGAGTTTAATTAACAGTCTTAAATTATCactattattataaataattaattttaatattaattcttaattatatattattttttatttataaaaattttataattaatataatatttattaaaatttattaacttttctaaatatgattttaaattttaattcattttttctaaatttacataaaaattgatttgaaatttattttaattgagtACAAATAGGGTATTTAACGGATAGTACTTAATATACAAGTTCGAGTTCgaataataattcaaaattttaatcaaatatttataaactcCGAGTTAAGGTATCTCGAAAATAACAGATACCTTACACGctaaatttattgaaattcattttcatgaaagtcattagatttttctttttatttgccTTAGCTTactctaaaaaaaaagttgttaaaaggtaaaaataaataaatgactgaaaaaaaattgttaaaatgttttacaaaaaatttaaaaaataaaaaataatataacacCCTTTAAAATCTTGAgaacaaaatacaaaaataaccacaaaaaattaccaaaacgAATGCCAATGTTTCCTCTTCTCATTggcccaaaaacaaaaatctctCATCCGAACCCTCTCCCACTAAAATATTAGAAGTGGGAAGAAGATCAACTTCCAGCAAAAACAGCACTAAAAATCCACATGTAATGACGTGATTGGTTAGTGCAGTTTGAGGAAGCTACGAAATGCGAAGCACCAGATCATGAGATATCCACGTGTCCTGCACTCAGGCTGAGGTAGCAAAAAGGCCAGTGGTTGGGGTCAACTTGCTCTGGCATGAAAGTAGCAACGCCAAGTATTCCATTCTTGTGTTATTAATTTAAAGTGGGGATGGTGGGGAGTCGGTCCCACTTGGACTCAGCCTTCCAACTTGACAAAACTTGTGTGTTTCTCACTGCCTCTGAGCCCACCATGAAATTTTGTTCTCCTGACTTGGTctcatctttttattttctttttttttttattttgtatttataaTGGGATAATCTTGTTTAGCATTTGCTTATAAGTATCAAGTTTTGTGGTTAAtgatcaaaaatttgaaacaaagagataaaaataataatatcatgTGTAAAATCATGAATAACGTAAATTTTATAGATGAAAATTTTACGggttttatttatattattgaaaaataacaaaaatttaaaaaaaaaagacaaaagcaaCGATAATAAGTGCAgagataaagattttatgaaCCTTATTCAA
This window encodes:
- the LOC18604049 gene encoding oleosin 1 translates to MAERNPSQQRAAPRPNPTASAASTFLQKFQAHAPNSAQLLGFLTLFVSASILITLTGLTVTAAILGLVIFMPLIVISSPIWIPVGTVLFVTVAGFLSACGFGLVVMAALSWMYRYFRGMHPPGSDRVDYARSRIYDTASHVKDYAMEYGGYLQSKVKDAAPGA
- the LOC18604050 gene encoding uncharacterized protein LOC18604050, translating into MDSSEHGSTSPKQRLTLSVLVSFMALCAKHAGRVSKKLKPKPKENGLASDSPRFSMPKTPLRSPRPKQLLTTISNKAITLVHRKKLGEENGKGTRHAPKEEEEEFGDGGVWQKAILMGDKCQPLDFSGVIYYDSKGNQLDELPIRSPRASPLPGYLAQRGL